The Mucilaginibacter yixingensis genome window below encodes:
- a CDS encoding bile acid:sodium symporter family protein: MMSLRKLCLGVACMAVLLLVTGILIGNASIWQPSAVVLAVTGAFGIGAVPALKNYQYTAWIIAAVVVAMVYPQAFVKWGPVELRNKWLILIIVQMVMFGMGIQMSIRDFSGLATSGKGVLVGLMCHFSIMPLMGLLLTKIFHFEPEVAAGVILIGCCSSGLASNVMVYLARANLVLSVTVTTMTTLAAPFLTPLLMRLLAGTLVEVKFVSMMMEIIKIVIVPIGAAFVHDYLKRASAQGKRNTYVLAFVFLAWLISLPLGVWGWLSAHLSETAQESAAIFNFLTGAFIVGTLYHQLYLKFKKLDDFVPYLSMFGIVYFTTVTTAAGRDNLLNIGLLLFLSSVIHNGAGYFFGYWLSRVFGLDKSSARTIAFEVGLQNGGMASGLAGSMGKLATIGLAPAVFSPWMNISGSILANFWRKRPVPDAPDNTLPDHIKIPAETEL, encoded by the coding sequence ATGATGTCTCTACGTAAGCTATGTTTGGGCGTTGCCTGCATGGCGGTATTGCTTTTAGTTACCGGCATTTTAATAGGTAATGCAAGTATCTGGCAGCCATCTGCCGTGGTACTGGCTGTTACCGGCGCTTTTGGAATTGGTGCTGTACCTGCGCTCAAAAATTATCAATATACCGCATGGATCATTGCAGCTGTAGTAGTAGCGATGGTTTACCCACAGGCGTTTGTAAAATGGGGGCCTGTTGAACTGCGTAACAAGTGGCTCATTCTTATCATCGTTCAGATGGTGATGTTTGGCATGGGTATCCAGATGAGTATCCGCGATTTTTCAGGACTGGCAACGTCTGGAAAAGGCGTATTGGTTGGCCTGATGTGCCATTTCTCAATCATGCCGTTGATGGGTTTATTGCTCACCAAAATATTCCATTTTGAACCTGAAGTAGCCGCAGGCGTCATTCTGATTGGTTGTTGCTCCAGTGGTTTAGCATCTAACGTAATGGTTTACCTGGCCCGCGCCAATCTGGTACTTTCCGTAACGGTAACTACCATGACAACCCTTGCTGCGCCTTTCCTTACCCCGTTACTGATGCGTTTGCTGGCTGGTACGCTGGTTGAAGTAAAATTTGTATCGATGATGATGGAGATTATCAAAATCGTTATCGTACCTATCGGCGCTGCATTTGTGCACGATTATCTGAAACGTGCATCGGCTCAGGGTAAAAGAAACACCTACGTGCTGGCCTTCGTTTTTCTGGCCTGGCTCATCAGCTTGCCACTAGGCGTCTGGGGATGGTTGAGTGCTCATTTAAGCGAAACTGCGCAAGAATCAGCCGCTATCTTTAACTTTCTCACTGGTGCGTTCATCGTAGGTACGCTTTATCATCAGCTTTACCTTAAGTTTAAAAAGCTTGATGACTTTGTGCCTTACCTGTCTATGTTCGGTATTGTATATTTCACCACAGTAACTACTGCAGCTGGCAGGGATAACTTATTGAATATCGGCTTGTTATTATTCCTGTCTTCAGTAATACATAATGGTGCAGGTTATTTCTTTGGTTACTGGCTGAGCCGCGTGTTTGGTTTGGATAAAAGCTCGGCAAGAACCATTGCTTTTGAAGTTGGCTTGCAGAACGGCGGCATGGCATCTGGCTTAGCTGGTTCCATGGGCAAGCTGGCAACCATCGGGTTGGCACCAGCGGTATTTAGCCCCTGGATGAATATTTCAGGATCGATACTGGCCAACTTCTGGCGTAAACGACCAGTGCCTGACGCACCTGATAACACCTTGCCCGATCATATAAAAATACCGGCTGAAACAGAGCTCTGA
- a CDS encoding N-acetylmuramoyl-L-alanine amidase produces MKNKALRRLISGLSLSLVSVTLFCFFPNAAFAQQDSSGFKLKTVVVDAGHGRMSNGTWRGASGDYSQESKVTLAVALKLRDSIQKEIPSLNVVMTRTTDDDVLWQKRADIANENKGQLFISLHCNSLSDRIVRGKNGKRIRVPDHSGKGVLLLVYVYRRVNEQEAAIRENEFEDKDYKENTELNPSDPASIILLNAFKDKYRKQSLQFANLVNDEFVNTDGRRSEGVREQSVLVLARSGMPAVLVEMGYINNPEEERYLNSEEGQAQIVATIVRALKEYKKEVEQTTAVGN; encoded by the coding sequence ATGAAAAATAAAGCATTGAGAAGATTGATTTCTGGTTTATCCTTATCATTAGTTTCGGTAACGCTTTTTTGTTTTTTTCCTAACGCGGCCTTTGCCCAGCAAGACTCTTCAGGATTTAAGTTGAAGACGGTTGTGGTTGATGCCGGTCACGGCCGTATGAGTAACGGTACCTGGCGCGGCGCATCTGGCGATTATTCGCAGGAAAGTAAAGTAACGCTGGCTGTAGCGCTTAAATTGCGGGACTCAATACAAAAAGAAATACCGAGCTTAAACGTGGTAATGACACGTACCACAGATGATGATGTGTTATGGCAAAAACGTGCCGATATTGCTAATGAGAATAAAGGTCAACTGTTTATATCACTGCACTGTAACTCACTGTCAGACAGAATTGTAAGAGGAAAGAATGGCAAACGTATCCGCGTGCCAGATCACTCTGGCAAAGGTGTATTGTTATTAGTGTATGTTTACCGCCGTGTAAATGAGCAGGAAGCCGCCATTAGAGAGAATGAGTTTGAGGACAAGGATTATAAAGAAAATACCGAGCTGAATCCAAGCGATCCGGCTTCTATTATCCTGCTCAACGCATTTAAAGATAAATACCGCAAACAAAGCTTACAGTTTGCCAATTTAGTGAATGATGAGTTTGTAAACACCGACGGCCGCCGCAGTGAAGGCGTACGCGAGCAAAGTGTACTGGTATTGGCGCGTAGCGGCATGCCTGCCGTATTGGTAGAAATGGGCTATATAAACAATCCCGAAGAAGAGCGTTATCTGAACTCTGAGGAAGGACAGGCGCAGATTGTAGCCACCATAGTACGGGCATTAAAAGAATATAAAAAGGAAGTTGAGCAAACAACGGCCGTTGGAAATTGA
- a CDS encoding DUF488 domain-containing protein, with translation MPVKIKRIYEPPSNADGYRVLVDRLWPRGVKKDQADINLWLKEVAPSTVLRKWVHGGGDWQQFRLKYHEELKNSPALQQLKNLMEEHKAVTLLYAAKDEHHNHALVLQELIDK, from the coding sequence ATGCCTGTTAAAATAAAAAGAATTTATGAACCACCATCCAATGCCGATGGTTACCGCGTGCTGGTTGACCGGTTATGGCCGCGTGGTGTTAAAAAGGATCAGGCTGATATCAATCTATGGCTAAAAGAAGTAGCACCATCAACCGTGTTACGTAAATGGGTGCACGGTGGTGGAGATTGGCAACAATTTCGTCTTAAATATCATGAAGAGTTAAAAAACTCGCCGGCCTTACAACAACTGAAAAACCTGATGGAAGAGCATAAGGCCGTAACGCTACTCTACGCAGCTAAAGACGAACACCATAACCACGCACTGGTTTTGCAGGAGTTGATTGACAAATAA
- the rnhA gene encoding ribonuclease HI, producing the protein MSQIEIFTDGGSSGNPGPGGYGAILRSGQYYKELSGGYRKTTNNRMELMAVIKALEALKKAGQHITIYSDSKYVIDAIEKRWLQGWIAKGFAGKKNQDLWMRYVELSRLHHIRLIWVKGHAGHPENERCDRLAVAAYGQKDLLIDAVFETESSRASL; encoded by the coding sequence ATGAGTCAAATAGAGATCTTCACTGATGGCGGTTCGAGCGGCAATCCTGGCCCTGGTGGCTATGGCGCTATTCTGCGTTCTGGTCAATACTATAAAGAACTTTCTGGCGGTTACCGCAAAACCACTAACAACCGCATGGAGCTGATGGCCGTTATTAAAGCGCTGGAGGCCCTAAAGAAGGCCGGACAACACATTACCATCTATTCAGACTCCAAATATGTAATAGACGCCATAGAGAAGCGCTGGCTTCAGGGCTGGATAGCTAAAGGTTTTGCCGGCAAAAAGAACCAGGATTTATGGATGCGCTATGTTGAATTGAGCCGCCTGCATCATATCAGATTGATATGGGTAAAAGGCCACGCCGGTCACCCTGAAAATGAGCGCTGCGATCGCCTGGCTGTTGCTGCGTATGGGCAAAAGGATCTGTTGATTGACGCGGTGTTTGAAACGGAATCGTCAAGAGCCAGTTTGTAA
- a CDS encoding MlaD family protein: protein MKISNETKIGALTAISITILILGYSYLRGNDVFSRSNKYYAVYKSVEGLSVSKPVLVNGFQIGRVSNMQLQPDGRTIVEFKIEPQYDIPDNTLAKLESTDLLGGKAIVFELGNSRNFANNKDTLRADIQGSLAESLQPIQRKAETLINKLDSSLAAINNILNPDFQRNVDRSFASIANSLQTLEGTTKKIDNLIGTQTGHINGILTNAEVASAGLKTTVNNMNDVTGNFKTVSSDLANANLKQTLDNANQAVANLQAVITKINSGKGSLGMLANDPQMYKNLTDASDNLNKLFIDLKAHPKRYVSFSVFGGKKD from the coding sequence TTGAAAATATCTAACGAAACTAAAATTGGCGCACTAACCGCCATCAGTATTACCATCTTAATATTAGGTTACAGCTATTTGCGTGGTAACGATGTGTTCTCTCGCTCTAATAAATACTATGCGGTTTACAAAAGCGTAGAGGGACTGTCTGTTTCAAAGCCTGTGCTGGTAAATGGCTTTCAGATTGGTCGGGTTTCTAATATGCAATTGCAGCCTGACGGCCGTACCATTGTGGAGTTTAAGATAGAGCCTCAATACGACATTCCGGATAACACACTGGCCAAACTGGAAAGCACCGACCTGCTGGGCGGCAAAGCTATTGTGTTTGAACTAGGTAACAGCCGCAATTTTGCCAACAATAAAGACACGCTGCGCGCTGATATTCAGGGAAGTTTGGCCGAGAGCTTGCAACCTATCCAACGTAAGGCAGAAACATTGATTAATAAGCTGGACTCGTCATTAGCTGCTATCAACAACATCCTGAATCCAGATTTTCAGCGTAATGTTGACCGTAGCTTTGCCAGCATTGCCAACTCCCTGCAAACACTGGAAGGTACTACCAAAAAGATTGACAACCTGATTGGCACACAAACCGGCCACATCAACGGTATTTTAACTAATGCAGAAGTTGCATCGGCTGGCTTGAAAACCACCGTAAACAACATGAACGATGTTACCGGCAACTTTAAAACTGTAAGCAGCGATCTGGCTAATGCCAATCTGAAACAAACGCTGGACAACGCCAACCAGGCCGTGGCCAACCTGCAAGCGGTAATTACCAAGATCAATTCTGGCAAAGGTTCATTAGGTATGTTGGCTAACGATCCGCAGATGTACAAAAATCTGACCGACGCTTCTGATAACCTGAACAAACTGTTCATCGACCTGAAAGCACACCCAAAACGTTACGTAAGTTTCTCAGTATTTGGAGGAAAGAAAGATTAA
- a CDS encoding aspartate/glutamate racemase family protein, translating into MKTLGLIHTSATLIPVFQQLVQEHLPGVATFNIVDDSLVRNIAARGSVTPEIYKRVADYVASAEDSGADQILVTCSSIGAAVEAAAAQAGVPVLRVDQPMADLAVSTGKRIGVIATLPTTLEPTADLVQRRAAALGKEIELTSKLCEGAFEALMSGNAAKHDEMVANALRDLSKQVDVILLAQASMARVVDTLDAADRIVPILASPVNAIKYLAAQQ; encoded by the coding sequence ATGAAAACTTTAGGCCTCATACACACCTCTGCAACTCTTATTCCCGTTTTTCAACAACTGGTTCAGGAACATTTGCCAGGGGTAGCAACCTTTAACATTGTGGACGATAGCCTGGTACGCAACATTGCCGCGCGTGGCAGTGTAACACCAGAAATATATAAACGTGTTGCAGATTACGTAGCGTCAGCCGAAGATTCTGGCGCAGACCAGATTCTGGTGACCTGCTCATCTATCGGTGCGGCTGTTGAAGCCGCTGCTGCTCAAGCAGGCGTACCAGTATTGCGCGTAGATCAGCCGATGGCAGATCTGGCCGTAAGCACCGGTAAGCGCATTGGCGTTATTGCCACCCTGCCAACCACGCTTGAACCAACTGCAGACCTGGTACAACGCCGTGCCGCCGCTTTGGGTAAAGAAATTGAACTAACTTCAAAACTATGCGAAGGTGCTTTTGAAGCCCTGATGAGTGGCAACGCCGCCAAGCACGATGAAATGGTTGCCAACGCCCTGCGCGATCTTTCTAAACAGGTAGACGTCATCCTGCTGGCACAGGCTTCTATGGCCCGCGTGGTAGATACATTAGATGCAGCAGACCGTATTGTGCCCATCCTGGCCAGTCCGGTAAACGCCATTAAGTACTTAGCCGCACAACAGTAA
- a CDS encoding four-carbon acid sugar kinase family protein, whose amino-acid sequence MARKNKLLLAYYGDDFTGSTDALEFLSRAGIKTVLFITPPTPDQLNRYKGLQAIGIAGMTRAMTPPDMESELLNAFSKLKELNAPHVHYKVCSTFDSSPYIGSIGKAIETGLGIFRSRFVPLLVAAPALGRYCTFGNLFARMGIGSQGDIYRLDRHPSMSKHPVTPSTESDLRKHLARQTQLPIGLVDILTISGDQEIAADKLEQTIEDGSRIVLFDALHEEHMLTVGGLINSHAKEGEILFSVGSSGIEMALGKLWQEQELVKPVRRWQHAGEAGPILVLSGSCSPVTEKQIDYAVNYGFTEIALDTEAIAASADVTGVLDAAVAKISAAIKAGSSVVVHTSRGAHDERIDATYQQLAGQGLSEGEILAKTSQLYGTALGMIALKTAAQTPVKRVIIAGGDTAGYVARTMEIESIEMLAPLSPGAPLCLAHSTNSVVDGLQVNFKGGQVGAENYFVSALKGELLPAPSPRLRVVSNSIINQL is encoded by the coding sequence ATGGCAAGAAAAAATAAACTTTTACTGGCCTACTATGGCGATGATTTTACCGGCAGCACAGATGCGCTGGAGTTTTTGAGCCGCGCAGGTATAAAAACTGTACTCTTCATCACGCCGCCTACGCCCGATCAACTTAACCGTTATAAAGGCCTGCAAGCCATTGGCATTGCCGGCATGACCCGTGCCATGACGCCGCCCGATATGGAGAGCGAACTATTGAACGCTTTTAGCAAATTAAAAGAGCTGAATGCACCGCACGTACATTACAAAGTGTGTTCTACGTTTGACTCATCCCCATACATTGGCAGCATTGGTAAGGCTATAGAAACCGGACTGGGTATTTTCCGCTCGCGTTTTGTGCCGTTACTGGTAGCTGCGCCTGCCTTGGGCCGCTATTGCACTTTTGGCAACCTGTTTGCCCGTATGGGTATCGGCAGCCAGGGCGATATTTATCGTTTGGATCGTCACCCGTCTATGAGTAAGCACCCGGTTACTCCATCAACAGAGAGCGACCTGCGCAAACATCTGGCTCGACAAACACAGCTTCCTATCGGCCTGGTTGATATTTTAACTATTTCTGGTGATCAAGAAATTGCTGCTGATAAGCTAGAGCAAACCATAGAAGACGGTAGCCGTATCGTTCTTTTTGATGCCCTGCACGAAGAACACATGCTTACCGTTGGCGGACTAATAAACAGCCACGCCAAAGAAGGCGAAATATTATTCTCTGTAGGTTCCAGCGGTATTGAAATGGCCCTGGGTAAACTTTGGCAGGAACAGGAATTAGTAAAACCGGTTAGACGCTGGCAGCACGCCGGCGAAGCCGGACCTATCCTGGTGCTCTCTGGCAGTTGCTCGCCAGTTACCGAAAAACAGATTGACTATGCCGTTAATTATGGCTTTACCGAGATAGCGTTGGATACAGAAGCCATTGCGGCATCTGCCGATGTTACAGGTGTGCTGGATGCCGCCGTGGCGAAAATCAGTGCGGCTATTAAAGCAGGCTCATCGGTAGTGGTGCACACCAGTCGCGGTGCGCATGACGAGCGTATTGATGCCACTTACCAGCAACTGGCAGGTCAGGGCTTGAGCGAGGGCGAAATACTGGCAAAAACATCGCAGCTATACGGTACCGCGTTGGGTATGATTGCCCTTAAAACAGCGGCACAAACGCCGGTAAAGCGTGTAATTATTGCTGGTGGCGATACCGCAGGTTATGTAGCAAGAACTATGGAGATTGAATCTATAGAGATGCTGGCCCCGCTATCACCCGGTGCACCGTTGTGCCTGGCTCACTCTACCAATTCTGTTGTTGACGGGTTGCAGGTAAACTTTAAAGGCGGCCAGGTAGGTGCCGAAAATTATTTTGTAAGCGCATTGAAAGGCGAGCTGCTCCCGGCCCCTTCGCCGAGACTGCGTGTTGTTAGCAATTCTATTATTAACCAATTATGA
- a CDS encoding ribulose-bisphosphate carboxylase large subunit family protein, producing MERITAKYYVETPFALDKAAAILAGEQSSGTFVAVPGETEELKQRFAARVESITPADVADVPAMPGATAKQGGYQRAHIEVSWSVENFGYNLPVLVSTLQGNLYELSQFTGLKLMDITLPASYQEHFKGTQFGIAGTRKSCGVVGRPLIGTIIKPSIGMTPEDTAALVKTLAEAGIDFVKDDELQSAAANSSFEHRVDTIMDVINRHADKTGKKVMYAFNLSDEIDSMLRRYEYILKAGGTCAMISVNSVGLSGVKKVCDQGQLVIHGHRNGWGMLNRHPLLGIEFPAYQKIWRLAGVDQLHVNGIQNKFWESDDSVVRSIEACLTPLFSWPDLLPVVSSGQWGGQAFETWRRTQTTDLLYMAGGGIMAHPSGPAGGVTALHQAWEGAVNGLSLEEAEATYKEFGQSVKKFGGK from the coding sequence ATGGAAAGAATTACCGCGAAGTATTACGTAGAGACACCTTTTGCACTTGATAAAGCCGCCGCCATTTTAGCCGGCGAGCAATCGTCAGGTACATTTGTGGCTGTGCCGGGCGAGACCGAAGAATTAAAGCAGCGCTTTGCTGCCCGTGTAGAAAGCATTACCCCTGCCGATGTTGCAGATGTACCGGCTATGCCTGGCGCAACAGCCAAACAAGGCGGGTATCAGCGGGCGCACATAGAAGTATCATGGTCAGTTGAGAATTTTGGCTACAACCTGCCTGTGCTGGTATCTACCCTTCAGGGTAATTTATATGAGCTGAGCCAGTTTACCGGCCTCAAATTAATGGATATTACCCTGCCTGCATCATATCAGGAACATTTTAAAGGTACACAGTTTGGCATTGCCGGTACGCGCAAAAGCTGTGGTGTTGTAGGTCGCCCGTTAATTGGCACCATCATCAAACCAAGCATCGGCATGACACCTGAAGATACTGCCGCTCTGGTAAAAACACTGGCCGAGGCAGGTATTGACTTTGTGAAAGATGACGAGCTGCAGTCTGCCGCTGCCAATTCATCATTTGAGCATCGTGTAGACACCATTATGGATGTTATCAATCGCCATGCTGATAAAACTGGTAAAAAGGTAATGTATGCTTTTAACCTGAGCGATGAGATTGACAGCATGCTGCGCCGCTATGAATACATCCTGAAAGCTGGCGGCACCTGTGCCATGATCAGCGTTAATAGCGTGGGCCTGTCTGGCGTAAAGAAAGTTTGCGATCAGGGTCAGTTGGTTATCCACGGTCACCGCAATGGCTGGGGCATGCTGAACCGTCACCCGTTGTTGGGTATAGAGTTTCCAGCCTATCAAAAAATTTGGCGTTTGGCTGGTGTAGATCAATTGCACGTAAACGGCATTCAAAATAAATTCTGGGAGTCGGATGATTCGGTAGTTCGTTCTATCGAGGCTTGCCTCACTCCTCTTTTTAGTTGGCCAGACTTGCTGCCGGTGGTATCATCGGGCCAATGGGGCGGCCAGGCGTTTGAAACATGGCGCCGCACACAAACTACAGATCTGCTTTATATGGCTGGAGGCGGTATCATGGCGCATCCATCAGGCCCTGCAGGTGGCGTTACAGCCCTGCATCAGGCTTGGGAAGGCGCAGTTAATGGCTTATCGCTTGAAGAGGCTGAAGCTACCTACAAAGAATTTGGACAATCGGTTAAAAAGTTTGGCGGTAAATAA
- a CDS encoding putative LPS assembly protein LptD, producing MKFLRLFFLLVVILALNELASANKSGKSQPVWLKDTIIKLDPVKDRKLLRGNKSSIDTIRKDTTKRDTTKKDTVAKNPGELTEITTAKADDSTVYDKEHQVGYLYGNARVTYGDFELDADYIRVDQKTHLVFASGRIDPKTHRYKGRPISKMGKDDKPMTADSLYFDYKTKKAHVYNGSTEQDGNFVSGGQIKKLNDSEFAYHNVLYSTCDKPYPYTDFGIVITKGIAEKKRIISGPAYMEIEGVPLPFAIPFGFFPKPDTRTSGFILPTFGEDATLGFYLRNFGYYFGINDYMDFTTQETLYSKGSFESTNTARYIKKYKYQGGLTFSYGQHYYGLEGDPPQRDFNIQWQHSQDANAHPGTTFSASVNAGTSSYYSNNPGATNYNPQAIVQNNLHSSIAYAKSWEGTPFNFNASMTHSQDLARKTITLELPTFSFNMATINPFDSKDRVGPQKWYQRITVGYSLQGKNAVTAVPESELFSKETLTKRLQNGFQHQIPVGFNQTLLKFFQFNVSANYNERWYLQTYRKRYARGSLSGIDSMIVDTVPGFRRVGDYSMSAGFSTKIYGIMQFKGKLKAIRDVITPNISFSYRPDYSSLSYAYNQVAVSNATVPFQASYNRYSIFDGTPYGGPSGGRQAGLSFSVDNTIEAKVRPSAKDTSTQDKKIPILQGLSASTFYNFAADSFRLENISLSGHTALFNQKINVSFSGILDPYVTKVYDTVANNQVYRVARRFDHYTFQDGRLPFLTNFNLTMGGSLNSASFHPASTNTAAAVPGTSAQTMTVQQADRLALLNSDPSAYIDFNIPWNVSMSYSFNYSNSHILTTTTNTLQLNGDFSLTPKWKIQYSTNYDIKANQFTMTSFNIYRDLHCWDLSFQWVPFGYYRSYNVTLKVKATILQDLKLSKRKDYYNNF from the coding sequence TTGAAATTTCTAAGGCTTTTTTTTCTCCTTGTAGTGATCCTGGCACTGAACGAGCTTGCTTCAGCCAATAAGAGTGGGAAGAGCCAACCGGTATGGCTTAAAGATACCATTATAAAGCTCGATCCGGTGAAGGACCGCAAGTTGTTGCGTGGTAACAAGAGTAGTATCGATACGATAAGGAAAGATACCACTAAACGCGATACCACCAAAAAGGACACTGTTGCCAAAAACCCGGGCGAACTGACCGAGATTACTACGGCCAAGGCTGATGACTCTACTGTTTATGATAAAGAGCACCAGGTAGGCTATTTATATGGTAACGCACGCGTAACCTATGGCGATTTTGAGCTGGATGCCGATTATATTCGCGTAGATCAGAAAACGCACCTGGTTTTTGCCAGCGGTCGCATTGATCCTAAAACACACCGTTATAAAGGCAGACCGATATCAAAAATGGGTAAAGACGATAAGCCGATGACGGCCGATTCACTTTACTTTGATTACAAAACCAAGAAGGCGCACGTATATAATGGCTCGACCGAGCAGGACGGCAACTTCGTATCCGGAGGTCAGATTAAAAAACTGAATGACAGCGAGTTTGCCTACCATAATGTATTGTACAGTACGTGCGATAAGCCATATCCTTACACCGATTTCGGGATTGTAATTACTAAAGGTATTGCCGAAAAGAAACGTATTATATCAGGCCCGGCATATATGGAAATTGAGGGCGTGCCATTGCCATTTGCCATTCCATTTGGTTTTTTCCCGAAGCCGGATACCCGTACTTCGGGCTTTATTCTGCCAACTTTTGGCGAAGATGCAACGCTGGGTTTCTACCTACGCAACTTTGGTTATTACTTTGGTATAAACGATTATATGGATTTTACCACTCAGGAGACCCTGTATTCTAAAGGATCTTTTGAGAGTACTAACACCGCCCGCTATATTAAGAAGTATAAATACCAGGGTGGTTTAACTTTCAGCTACGGGCAGCATTATTATGGCTTAGAGGGCGACCCGCCGCAACGCGATTTTAACATTCAGTGGCAACATAGTCAGGATGCTAACGCACATCCTGGAACAACATTTAGTGCTTCGGTAAACGCGGGTACATCCAGCTATTACTCCAATAACCCGGGGGCAACCAATTATAACCCGCAGGCTATTGTCCAGAACAACTTGCACTCAAGTATAGCTTATGCCAAAAGCTGGGAGGGAACTCCGTTTAACTTCAACGCCAGCATGACGCATAGCCAGGATCTGGCGCGTAAAACTATTACGTTAGAGTTGCCGACGTTCAGCTTCAACATGGCTACAATCAACCCGTTTGATTCAAAAGACCGTGTGGGGCCACAAAAATGGTATCAGCGTATTACCGTGGGCTATAGTTTGCAGGGAAAAAATGCGGTTACAGCCGTGCCAGAAAGCGAATTATTTAGCAAGGAGACGCTTACCAAACGCCTGCAAAACGGTTTTCAGCATCAAATACCTGTTGGTTTTAACCAAACCTTGCTCAAGTTTTTCCAATTTAACGTGAGCGCTAACTATAACGAACGCTGGTACCTGCAAACTTATCGTAAAAGATATGCACGCGGTAGTTTATCTGGTATAGACTCTATGATTGTTGATACCGTACCGGGTTTCAGACGTGTTGGTGATTACTCTATGAGTGCCGGTTTCTCTACCAAGATATACGGTATTATGCAATTTAAAGGCAAGCTGAAAGCTATCAGGGACGTAATTACGCCTAATATTTCATTCAGCTACCGTCCGGATTACTCCAGCCTGAGCTATGCATATAACCAGGTAGCAGTAAGTAATGCTACCGTGCCGTTCCAGGCATCATACAACAGATACTCTATATTTGATGGCACACCATACGGCGGACCGAGCGGTGGCAGGCAGGCTGGTTTATCTTTCTCGGTAGATAACACCATCGAGGCCAAGGTAAGACCATCAGCCAAAGACACATCTACCCAGGATAAGAAGATCCCGATATTGCAGGGGCTTTCGGCATCAACATTCTATAATTTCGCGGCCGACTCGTTCAGGTTAGAGAATATCAGTCTCTCTGGACACACAGCCTTGTTCAATCAAAAGATCAACGTTAGTTTCTCGGGTATACTTGATCCATACGTTACCAAGGTTTATGATACGGTGGCCAATAATCAGGTGTATCGTGTAGCCAGACGTTTTGACCATTATACCTTTCAGGATGGCAGGCTACCTTTCTTAACAAACTTTAACCTGACCATGGGTGGTAGTTTGAACTCTGCGTCGTTCCATCCTGCAAGTACCAATACAGCAGCGGCGGTGCCTGGCACCTCGGCCCAAACCATGACAGTTCAACAAGCTGACCGGCTGGCACTTTTAAACAGTGACCCAAGCGCTTATATTGACTTTAACATACCGTGGAACGTATCCATGAGTTATAGTTTCAATTATTCAAACAGTCATATACTCACAACAACAACCAATACGCTGCAATTAAATGGCGATTTTAGCCTTACACCTAAGTGGAAGATACAATACTCTACCAACTATGATATTAAGGCAAATCAGTTTACAATGACGTCGTTCAACATCTATCGGGATCTGCAT